In Nocardia sp. NBC_00403, the DNA window GCAACGATCCCACTGGGCCGGGTCGCGGGCATTCGAGTCGGCGCGCACTGGTCTACGCTGGTCACCCTCGGACTGTTCACCTATCTTCTCGGCCGTTCACTGGCCGATACGCACGGGAACTCGGTGGCGGTCTGGCTGGTGGCTGCGGCGGGCGCGGTCGGTCTGCTCGCCACGCTGCTGGGTCATGAACTGGCACACTCGATCGTCGCGCGCCGCCGCGGCACCCGGGTCGAACGCGTCGTGCTGTGGCTACTCGGCGGCGTCTCCGAACTCGGTGAAGAACCGAAAGATCCGCGCTCGGACCTGCGCATCGCATTGGCCGGACCGGTCACCAGCCTCGGGATCGGCATCATCGTGCTGGTCGTCGCGAACCTCGTCGGCAGCCTGGTGAGCGGACCGGTGCCGGATATGCTCGGCTGGCTCGGCGCGATGAATATCCTGCTGGCCGTATTCAACCTGCTGCCCGGCGCACCACTGGACGGCGGCCGCGTACTGCGCGCACTGATCTGGCGACACACCGGCGACCAACTGCGCGCCACCACCATGGCCGCGCAGAGTGGCAGGATCCTCGGACTCGGTCTGCTCATCCTGGGCGGCGCCGAGATGCTACTGGTCGGCAATGGCGGTGGACTCTGGCTGATGCTGCTCGGCTGGTTCCTCTACTCGGCCGCCAATGTCGAGCTCGCCGCTGCCGGGCTGCGACATCGGCTGGGCGACACCCGGATCCGTGACGTTATGACCGAACACCCACTGTCGATTCCTGCGGCCTGGTCCATCGAGGACCTGTTGCACTCGCAGATCGTGCATACCGATCACCGGGTATTTCCGGTCACCGACCCGGCAGATCGACCGATCGCTGTGCTCGCGTGGTCCGATCTCACGGCATTGCCCGCCGCGGCGCGCGCCACCACCGCGGTGCGCACAGTCGCCCGCCCCCTGCCACCGACAGCCCGAGTGTCCGGCGACGAACTGCTCAGCGCCGTGGCGGCCAAGGTGGTCCTGCGACCCGACTTCGATGTCATCACCGCGATCGACCCACACGGCCGACTCATCGGAGTGGTCACCGCGACGGATCTCACGCTCGCCGTCCAGCGCAGCGCGCTCGGTCTGCCCGTCCGCCGATCCGAACGGTTTCGACCACCGAATACCGCACCCTGACAAGATAATTCGGCCCTTTGCGGGTGATAGGAGGCTTTCCATGAGCCCTACGCAAGTCGAGCAGGAAACGCCGCGGCCGATCTTCCGGGATCGGCACGAAGCGGGCCGGGTGCTCGCCGGTTTACTCGGAC includes these proteins:
- a CDS encoding site-2 protease family protein, whose protein sequence is MLRATIPLGRVAGIRVGAHWSTLVTLGLFTYLLGRSLADTHGNSVAVWLVAAAGAVGLLATLLGHELAHSIVARRRGTRVERVVLWLLGGVSELGEEPKDPRSDLRIALAGPVTSLGIGIIVLVVANLVGSLVSGPVPDMLGWLGAMNILLAVFNLLPGAPLDGGRVLRALIWRHTGDQLRATTMAAQSGRILGLGLLILGGAEMLLVGNGGGLWLMLLGWFLYSAANVELAAAGLRHRLGDTRIRDVMTEHPLSIPAAWSIEDLLHSQIVHTDHRVFPVTDPADRPIAVLAWSDLTALPAAARATTAVRTVARPLPPTARVSGDELLSAVAAKVVLRPDFDVITAIDPHGRLIGVVTATDLTLAVQRSALGLPVRRSERFRPPNTAP